A region from the Motacilla alba alba isolate MOTALB_02 chromosome 10, Motacilla_alba_V1.0_pri, whole genome shotgun sequence genome encodes:
- the BCL2L10 gene encoding bcl-2-like protein 10, whose translation MPRSLKEETALLLEDYFQHRAGGAALPCSPTAATLRRAAAELERQERPFFRSCAPLARAEPREAAALLGRVAAQLEADGGLNWGRLLALVVFAGTLAAALAERGCSDGPRCLAAHLAAYLAEERGEWLEAHGGWDGFCRFFGRPGSEAAEQSSTIGNAIVAAAAGIGMAGLAFLLVR comes from the exons ATGCCGCGCTCGCTGAAGGAGGAGACGGCGCTGCTGCTGGAGGATTACTTCCAGCACCGCGCCGGCGGCGCCgcgctgccctgcagccccacggCGGCCACGctgcggcgggcggcggccgaGCTGGAGCGGCAGGAGCGGCCCTTCTTCCGCTCCTGCGCGCCGCTGGCGCGGGCCGAGCCGCGGGAGGCGGCCGCgctgctgggcagggtggcGGCCCAGCTGGAGGCCGACGGCGGCCTCAActggggccggctgctggcGCTCGTGGTGTTCGCCGGCACGCTGGCGGCCGCGCTGGCCGAGCGGGGCTGCAGCGACGGGCCGCGCTGCCTGGCCGCTCACCTGGCCGCGTACCTGGCCGAGGAGCGCGGCGAGTGGCTGGAGGCGCACGGCGGATGG GATGGCTTCTGTCGCTTCTTCGGCAGGCCCGGCTCCGAGGcggctgagcagagcagcaccatcGGCAACGCCAtcgtggcggcggcggcgggcatCGGCATGGCGGGGTTGGCTTTCCTCTTGGTGCGGTAG